Part of the Cervus canadensis isolate Bull #8, Minnesota chromosome 15, ASM1932006v1, whole genome shotgun sequence genome is shown below.
ccccctcattagaactgatttaaatgtattctttttaatagctgagtaatattccattgtgtgtatgtatcacagctttcttatccattcgtctgccagtggacatctaggttgcttccatgtcttggctatggtaAACAGTGGAGAAGCCAGTTTTTATAAGCatactatttattctttttttcccacatgtGTTGGGAGCAAACTTTGTATTATAATTCATAAGTTAGCATACCTTCAAAGATTGTTATTCACTTAATTCCTAATATTTTTGAATCAGATACATTTATTAATGCACCATTATGTGCTTAAACAATTGACCTCAATGGTTGTCTGAGATATGAAAGTagtagatgtaaaaaaaaaaagtttataaatattgtttaaatatagGTTGATTTATTGTAGTCTGAAGGGAAGGcctagttaaaattttaaaaatctatcagtCGTGAAACAATGTCCAGGCTTAGCTCATATAATTTAGATAATTAGTATTTACTGCTGCATAGTGATTTGTTAGTGTTAGCTCTGAAAAGGGAATATTATGTTATTATATGCAAGTGAGAGCTCTAGAaatgaatcatttcttttattttaaaattgttagaaaatttttataatttaatatacatgcttaactataattttaaaaagtcataatgtTACAAAACTCTGTATTAATAAGACATAACCAGGTTttgtgttgatttcctttttagCACAAACTTTAATTTACTGGTCATGTTCTCACATTGTTTTTCCCCCTCCACAGGTAAAGTACCTTTTATTCATGTAGGAAATCAAGTAGTATCAGAACTTGGTCCAATAGTCCAATTCGTTAAAGCCAAggtaataaaaatgatattaaatgCATTTGATCacagttactcttttttttttcacagttacTCTTAAATAGGTCATTCATCATCTTTAGTGTGTCGTAGCATTTACATTGATTTTAACCTAGTTTTATAAAATGCTGATATAAACTCCTGGAGAAATATTTCTGGagagtaagtttttttttttactttcctaatGTAAATCAATGGCAAAAGAGGCCATTTGATCTTTACAAAATGAGAGATAATTTTCTCACTCATGTTTATGAGAATTTTGGTCACAAATGAAAATGTTGTAAAATATCAGGTTAACTTTTGAGAAGGGAGTTATAGAATGTTTACAAGTTGAATGTACTCCTTTACCCATTATTCAGTTTAGATTTTAACAGTTATCAAAGAACAACCTCCATTAACATTTTGGGGGACATCCATCCAGAAGTTTTTTTGCATATGTAGAAAAGTATAGGTAATACTATTAGTATTATTTTGAAACCTGCCTTTTAAAATCATCAATATGTTTAGAAATTCTTCCATGTTAATGACTATAGATGTGTATTATCCTTTTAAATTGTTGCATAGTATTcttttgtattcagttcagttcagtccctcagttgtgtctgactctttgcgaccccatggactgtagcacgccaggcctccatgtccatcaccagctcccggaatctactcaaacccatgtccattgagttggtgatgccatccaaccatattaccgtctgttgtcccctttttctcccgccttcagtctttcccagcatcagggtcttttccaatgagttagtttgtcgcatcaggtggccaaagtattggagtttcagcttcagcatcagtccttccagtgaacacccaggactgatctcctttaagatggactggttggatctccttccagtccaaggaactctcaagagtcttctccaacaccacagttccaaagcgtcttttatattagaatttttttacttaattctttattgatggacacttaagttgttgGCAACTTTTTGCTGTTATTGAGTGCTaagataaatattcttttatatacaCCTTTGTACACTTGTTAAATTATCTCCTTAGCATAAATTCCTAAGAGTGATATTACAGTGTTATAgggtatacattttaaaaattttacaacagATCATCAGATTGAACTAAAGTTTACACTATTTTATATGTCTAGTCATTACTGTAGTGTATTAGAGTTTAAAAATTAGTGTCTGTTTCCCTATCCGTTACtaataacactttaaaaaatctttgaccACTTTATAAGTAACACATGTCAAtctttggaatttattttatCACTAAGGTTTAGTGTCTTAAAAAAACACAGTTTACTGACcatccttattttcttctttcgtgaaataataaattttatctcTTGAATGATATAGTTTTATAATGACaagtaaatatttcttattaatattttgtagtCATAGCAAAGtattattttttcacataaaataattatgttttggggacattttggaaactaatccttTGGACATTTGCAGTAAGACATTGATGTTGTATTACTTGGTAGTAAGATAACTGAAAGTTTTTGTGTTTAATATGatgctgtttaaaatttttttaaattccctctAGGGCCATTCTCTTagtgatgggctggatgaagttcaaaaagcagaaatgaaagccTACATGGAATTAGTCAACAAtatgctgttgactgcagaggtATAATAGAAGATAATAGGCCTTGAAAATAAGCTTTTTCTCTCATAACAGATTATCTTTCTTATGTGTTATTTTTAAGTtactgaaataaaggaaaatagtcaagTAAACTCTAGGGCTAGTATGGTTACCCAGATTATTTGATCATTATGTTTGAATAAGTTGcctgttttttcatttctagtttttcctttttgtaaacaggagtgatcattttattttagtcTTGTGAAGTTTTCCTAAGTAATATCCGTGAAATACTCTAATGGCATATAGAgatatattttatgaataaaaaatatttttaaggtacCATCATTAAGCTTAATAATTCTGTGTAGAACATTAgccaagggaagaaaaaaacccTCACATATGTGACTGCTATGATACTGGTTTATAAAAAATTACTCTGGCAAGAAATAACTTACTTTATCCATTTTCTCTTTGATATTCTAAAGTTTTGgtgactggtttttttttttcctagctgtATCTTCAGTGGTGTGATGATGCTACTGTAGGAGAGGTGAGTGGTTCTGCAGCATTtatcttaattaaaatttaatgaaaaaacacTTTTGCTCAGAATCGTAAGTCCCTGCTCATAAATGAAACATTGTGGTTTGTACCATTAGTGATATAGTTTTTCACTTAACTTTAATTTTGCTTGCACATACATTTTGGGGAAGCTATGTGTTTGATATAACTGGTTGCAAAGTAcataaaagtttatatatttttaaagggaatggtttaaaattttaattttaagattgcaagctgtgtttttgtttctctgcaaGTATATTTCCTTTAGAAATCTATTTGTGAAAGCACTTTATTTTTAGGATTGCAATTTTAACATAATCTTTTTGCTTTAGATCACTCATGCTAGGTATGGATCTCCCTACCCTTGGCCTCTGAATCATATTTTGGCCTATCAGAAACAGTGGGAAGTCAAACGTAAGATGAAAGCTATTGGATGGGGTAACAAGACTCTGGACCAGGTCAGTTCAGGTTGAAGTTGATAAAACCCTCAACTTTAatgcataaagaaaaagaatttttaaaatgcatagtcctttaaaaaaaaatcccaacataaaaaaaaaattaacaaaccatttgttcttattttctctgACATGAAGTAGTTTATTGTTTTGTAAAAATCACACATGCTTATCGTAAGACAAATTATGTAATACAGAAAACTTCAAAAAGGGAATAGAAATTGCTTTGGATCTTACCACCTAGAAATTGCCATTGTTAACTATGTGAAAAACATTCTTCTAGATGTctcttaataacattttaaaaaagtgggATCATATTATACTCACCACTCTctaacctaatttttttttccattcaacaATACATTGTGGGCATTTTTTATGCCAGTAAATATAGATCTGCAGCATCAgggcttaaaaacaaaacaaaactctgttaAATGCAGTGCTTAATATTCCCACTTTTCTTTggtcttaaatttactgaagtagcaaaattataaaaatatgagtTTGAGTATCATTAAGCTTATTAATGTCTCTCTTTCAAGGATACCCCTAGTCCTAGCAAGCCAACCATTGATTTGTGCCACTGGCCATGAGGAGGATTGGGTAATTGAAAGGAACAGtgtaaataaaatctgttttccaCTAGTGGAAAACAATTCAAATGCTTTCTATTCATGGTAGATCAGTAGAGTCATCTTTATGAAGCAGATATTTTAATACATGTGAAATCATTTGATTATATGGATTCAGGAAAACTTTTATAGTGAGTagagtttttttttggggggggagtaGAGTTTTGAGATAAAAACCTTCTTGATCATAATCCTTATGAGTAACTTAAATGTACTTGCATTTAAAGGAAATTTGTTCTtaaattttcctatttcttataTAGAAAGTATTACTTATGCTCTCTATGTGGTCTCTTGTCTGATTTAAATATACTATAAAAGGTTACCTAAATTTATTATAAGCTATGTTACAAATGAAGTTTTAGACACATTTTTTTTGCTTgctaatgtaaatatttttctttggggtCTGTTGTTTGTGTTAGGTCTTAGAAGATGTAGACCAGTGCTGTCAAGCTCTTTCTCAAAGACTGGGAACACAACCATATTTCTTCAATAAGCAGtaaggattttattctttttagttagtttcttttctgtattgttattttatcatatatataatatcattttgTCATAGAGGAATTgttttatcaataaatatttatgaaaacagttacattaaaatttatttttgcattcattaaacatttaacTTCTTGAGTATCAGGCACAGCACTAGCTTCTGGGAGACTAagatttttaaactgtggtgctagcCATTAAGAATTTTCTTCTGAAGGCAGACGTGTAAACCCGTCATTATAGTATGATATAGAGGTTCTACTAGAAATACGTCAAGGTGCTTTGTATGGAACTATGACATCTTAAAATTCTGAGCTTGCAAAGTACTATTAAAACATGTAGTGTAGCCATTGTATGTATAGGATAATTCCCTGAGGACTAGAAAAGTGAATAAAACTAAACAGTATACTGTTGGATGGACAAGCACTattagaaattttttcttttttaaatttaatgaaaatattgtaaagcataGAAATGATTGTTAAGGATATAGAttcaaaatatgtatgtatatatgtgaattGAGTATTTCATGTTTCATTAAGATAGAATTTTTTgtaatttggaaaataatatcTAATGTAGGCAAAGaatgaatttttccttttttttttttaagttactattTTACTATATCAGAATCAATTATCCTGTGATCTAGTTTAAGATTGgtttaaataagcattttaacCTCAGTGGTTTGCTTGGAATCAAATCTTTTTTTAGCTTTAATAAAAATCCCTTGACTTTTagattgataatttttaaaaagatttatttgctattatttattatatCTTCATAGGCATTCATCTGTAGCTATATCAAACATCTTTTGGTAGAGATATTAATATTTGTAGCAAAAATGACGATGATGATAGCCAGGAAATATTTAAGTTATATTAATGTATATGCTATACAATtgatattcaaataaaattgGAGTCTGTTGATCTTTGAAGCAGATAATGTCATAGAGTTCAAACCATGAAATCCTGGTAGGTGAAGCTTCTATAGCTATATGTTCTTATTTCTAGTGATGTTTGCTATACTGATTCTAGTTGTTTAGTCTCTAAtacaaaagaaatatatcaaaatgttacTATTATgtagttccttttctttctgatacaGGAATTCATAGGAGCTGAAAAGCTCAAAAAAGGTATAGTTTAttaatccaccttgaacatctggaagttcacggttcacgtactgttgaagcctggcttggagaattttgagcattactttactaccgtgtaattatttttaaacttgtaaTTGAAAATTCAAAGTTTAGAATAGGTGCAAAAATAAGGTTTGTAACTGAGAAACTGTTTAACTGGTATTAAGATGTaggtttttgaaataattttatcttatatgagagttaaacatttttatttttgaagtatagaacacatttaattttaattttacccaCTTGTTTAGtaatactaaaatttatttcCCTGTGAATCTTCTGCTTACCCTCTAAAATTAGAATCAGCTTTTCTTCTAACTTACTTACTGGACATGTTGAGAGGCCTCATGAAAGAAACTCAGTCACTcttgagaagaaagggaaagagttgAGGGAGATGTTGTGAGAATTTGTTGTTGCCGTTTagtgctaagtcgtatctgactctttgcgaccccatggactgtagcccatcaggctcctctggttcatgggattctccaggcaacaatactggagcgggtggccatttccttttccaggggatcctcctgacccagggattgaacctgcgtctcatgcactgcaggcagattctttaccaaggagctaccagggaagctctgccGCAAGAATAGTAGTTGGGAAAAGGAGACAAAGAAGCTCAAtggtggaaaggaaaaaggaaggtgaatttgaaaacaaattagaaataataCAAAGTAGATACTAATGATTGTTGGCCTTTTTATCCTTCATGATACACAGTGTTGGTGTGTGCTttatcgctcagtcatgtctgactctttgctcctttgtccatggcgattctccaagcaagaaaactggaatgggttgccatgccctcctccaggggatcttcccaacccagagattgaacccaggtctcctgcattgcaggcagattctttaccatctgagccaccagggaaactcatatttctaaaatgaaagtcAAATAAAATCTGTGCTATCTGTTGTATACACATGACCTTGCTGATGTGATGCCTGTTAAGCCACCTATACAAAGACTGGATCATTTGTTCCCTTTGACCTGGTGGGTGGATTTGAAATAAAAACCTGAAAGTTTTCTTAAAGTGGTATTTTCCTGTTACTTTTTAATAaagaggaagaagtagaaaaaaaacagtttttataaATGTAATCAGGATAGTAAGAGTTATACTACTCTAAAGCATTTATGAGCTCCTTGCAGGTCTTAAGTGTTTTCCAAACAAAATCTGTTAGAGGAAACTTAGTAAATGTTGGTTAAAACTAGATTAAATTGaatgagaaattgaaaaagagttagatttgaaaaagaaaaaaatactgctgtTAACCATTAAGTAAatagtaaaatttgaaaattataccTTCATATATAGattagaaatgcaaaaattatACTTGTGAACCTTAAGAAAAATTTCAGGGGGGAGTAGGATTTCATTgaggttttttaaattaagaaatcaCCAGTTAGGAAAATTAAGTAGAAATTGCTCAAAAATACCCACAGGTAAAATACCCAAAGCATAATATAGCAAAGTTAATGGCAAGAAGCTTGATTTACAAATTTGAGTGATAGTCCTAAAGATCAGTGATCGATATAAAGAAAGGATATGTAAATTATTTCTGTTAGTATGAAGAAATGACAAGTTAATAgtataacaggaaagaaaaataagggaaCACTCAgacaaaattaatgtttttggaaagaaaaattagagaacaCTCAAGACAAAATTAATGTTTTGGAAACTAGACTATGAAAGgtatcaaaaagaaagaaatgtggaaCTATAAcaattgaagaaaatgaaaaggatgagtgcaaaaatttttaatggaaaggTTAGGAAAACATTCATATTTTAtggtactgtttttatttttatatgcaaaTGAAAGACTAGTAGGTAACTGATGGATGTTAGCTGAACCTATTAATAgcaattttataatatatgtaagtCAAGCTATCATGCTGaacttatacagtgatgtatgttaattatttttcagtaaaactgggaaaaaagagAATAGTGGATAACCAACAGAGAAGTAGAAAGAATGATAATGCAGGATGAGAAGGCAACATTATGAAAGATGTTAAATGTCTTAGGAGGGGAGTTGCTGTTTATATCCAAATTACAATCCACAAACTACAGAAATTACACAAACTACAGTGGGCAGAAGGGTGGAAATGTTATGTTTTCTCTCCATATTATATAGAAAGGGTAATTAAAGCTGGAGGTACATGAAATCTTGGCTTGATTACATGATTCAGTAGAAATACTGGATGTCTCATAGGAATTGCAAACATTTTTCTgagtttactgtttttttttaaaaagtcaagtttGTGGTATAATTTACAAAAAGTAAAATTGGCACTTTTATGTGTATATAGTTTTGTGAGTTACAGCAGTGGTATATAGTTGTGTCCCACTACCACGGTgtactctttatttatttttaacaatatcaATATTTCAgtatacagtcattaaaagaaaagagaaatagaaacaatagagaaGAGTAACAGCACATACAcagtgtactttttaaaaagagaattgtgGGAATTGATAACATATATGTCAGAGTCAGCTAATGTAAGTAGTTGCTGAAGGATTGCAAAAAATACGCATTGGAAGTTATGCGTGTATTTTGATTTAGTGTAGTTTATCCTACTTCCTGTTAGGTGTTCTAAAAGTAATTGGTCATGAAGTTGCGGTCTTTAGGTAACATCAGATCAATTTTTATACGCTTGTTACCTGTATATAATTCAGCACCTTTTGAGTTATATAGATTACTTTTGCAGCAGATAACATTTTAACCACTTCAGGGGTACTACTAGACCACTCTGTTTAAACATACCTTCATACCCAAGCTCATTCAGAGCCTTCATTTATTGAGAAAAGGTGCCCTACTACTAGAAGTTGCATCGCAGAATATATTCACCTCTTTTAGGCTCTAGTACAAGAAACAGAGGGTGGTTAATCCTAAgtaaagattagaaaaaaaatcctaaattgataagatacacattttaagaaatatgcTTAGGGATTTGGAAGGATTAGTGTTCGTATTACTTCTCATAGAGTGCCTCAGCTCTACGTTATCTACCTTCTGCATCTTTGGTTTTTTTCAGGTGTTCATTTGTTATTAATTCTTAATCTGTGATGCTAGGATCATAGTGCTATTAAGTCCCAGGACACTTGTGATTTCTTTTAAACTATCCTGTTGACTACCTTCTTAAACATGGCCATAAATTGCACATTTGACTTTGATTAATAGTTCATGAATGTGTCAAAAGAGGGAAGGCTTTGGAAGACTGTGAATAACTACTATTGGAAAATTAAATATTCTATCTAGCTTAGGAtgctttttgtttcattattcATTTAGCATATAACCATTCAGTTCCTTAGATTCCTTGCTAAGAACTGGGATTATAAAGATGTATGCTTTGTTACCTTTAGAGAACTTAGGGaataagagaaaaacattaaGTAGTTATAATATGGTATGAAAAGTACTTCAcctttttattgtttcatttaaacACATACTTATTGAGAACTTACTTTGGGCCAGGCGTTGTTCTAGGTAATGGGGACATAATAGGAAACAAGTAGACAATGTCCTGGTGGAAGGAGAcagacaattaaaaacaaatatgagaAAGTTTTAAGTGCCATATGGAGAATTAAAATAGGATCACATCACAGTAAGTGACTATATGCCCAATTTAGTTTGCATGGTCAGGGGAGACTTTCAGATGTGACATTTAAGCTGTATTCTGAAAAACAAGGAGGAACcagcaatgtgaagtcaagggaaGGGTGTTCCAGCAGCAGGAATAGTTGGGTCAAGTCCCTGAGATTGGCTAGTTTATGTTCAGATGAAAGAAACAAAGCCATTTATGGTTGTGTGTTGAAAATggtgtggctcagactgtaaagagtctgcctgcagtgcaggagacctgggttcaatccccgggtttggaagatcctctggagaaggaaatggcaacccactccagtactcttgcctggaaaatcccaaggatggaggagcctggcaggtacagtccatggattcacaaagagtcagacacgactgagcgacttcactttcactttcacagctgcAGAGGTGAGCCAGAGCCAGATCATCTGAGACTTGTATGCTTTGGGTAAGGAGTTTGGCATGATAGTGTAAGTAGAGTGGAAATTCATTGGAATGTTTTATGCTTGGGGTGGTATGAGCTGgtgatgtttttttaaaaagtagcagaGCAGTTAAGTAGAAGCAGGGAGATAGGGTAGGAGGGTAGTACAGTTGTCTTGGTGAGATGATGGTGGTTCAGATGAGGAGATAATAATAGATAAGTGGTGGTATTCAGGATGTATTTTGGTGGTTATGTCTCACCTGGCTTGCTAATAGATGTGAGAGGATAAGAGAAGACTCAAGGGGAACTCAGATTTTTGGCTTGAACAGGTGGTGCATATAGGTGCATATAGACTTTAATTTTAAGAAGATGAGGAGACAAGCTGATTTGAGATCATTATTGAACATTCATGTGGAGATGTTTGAATGTATTATTCTGGACTTCAGGGGAGAGACTCAATCTGGAgataaatatttaggaattagTGACATGAAGACATATAAAGCCATGCAGCTACAAGAGGTCATTCATGAGTGGCGATCAAGGTTACATAGCTAGTAAGTTAGTGGCAGAATTAGGATTTGACAAAACCCCGTTgtggagagaaatatcaataacctcaaacatGCAGATGCCATAACCCTtaacggcagaaagcgaagaactaaagagcttcctgatgaaagtgaaagaggagagtgaagaagttggcttaaaactcagcattcagaaaactaagatcatggcatctggtcccatcacttcatggtcaatagatgggaaaacagtggaaacagtgatagactttatttttttgggccccaaaatcactgcagatggtgactgcaaccatgaaattaaaagacgcttgctccttggaagaaaagttatgaccaacctagacagcatattaaaaagcagagatgttactttgccaacaaaggtccgtctagtcaaagctacggtttttccagtagtcatgtatgggtgtgagagttggtctataaagaaggctgagcaccaaagaattgatgcttttgaactgtggtgttggagaagactcttgagagtcccttggacagcaaggagatccaaccagtccatcctaaaggagatcagttctgaatattcactcgGAAGacatgctgaaattgaaactccaatattttggccacctgatgagaagaactgactcatttgaaaagaccctgatgctgggaaagatcgaaaagatcgaaggcgggaggagaaggggatgacagaggatgagatggttggttgggatcaccgactcaatggacatgagtttgagtaaactctgggagatggtgatggacagggaggcctggcgtgctgcagtccatgtggtcacaaagagttggacctgactgagtgactgaactgaactgaaaaggtcTATTTTGCCAAACCAGGTTACTGCaacatatttttacatttcaggTGGATTAACATATTTTCTCTATAATTTAGGACTACCACTGTAGGATTGACAGCAATAATTACTGATGGCGTATAATGATGTGTTTTCTCCTTTTAGTAATACcatgctgtgcttaatcactcacttgtgttcaactctgtgcagccccatggactgtagccctccaggctcctctgtccatggggattctccaggcaagaatactggagtgggttgacacgccctcctccagggaatcttcccgatccagggattgaacccatgtctcccccattgcaggcggattctttaccatctgagccaccagggaagcccaatattgtGCTAATGCAGTATATTGAGAGGGTTCAGGGTGCTGACCCTCTGCTACAGTTgaaaatccatgtataactttAGAGTCAGACCTCTGTGTCTGTGGCTCCGCATCTGCAAACAGATTCGGTCAACCATGGATTGTGTAGTAATGTAGTatctatttattgaaaaaaaaacttgGCATGTAACTGGACCTTAACAACAATTCCAGCCAGCCTTGTTCACAGGTCTactgtaattattttaatataatgtaaatttGTGATATCCCATATATAGACCATTGGTAGCAAGGTAGATAAATTTCATCTTTTTGTTAGGGATATTTAATTAAAGGGGAAAATTTTTTGTTGAAGCCATTTTTGTATATCCTCCAGAAAGCtaagtttactttaaaaagggTAAGTAAACTTGCTTTCTTACTTTTATATCTTTAGCGTCTGGCACAGTTACTGGCTCATTGGAGACCTGTTGTATATTTAGTGAATaacttaataaaattaatgtgATTATTTACACTAATATTATTTTAACACATTTAAATGATACTACTAtttaagaagggcttccctgatagctcagttggtaaagaatccacctgcaatgtgggagaccccagtttgattcctgggtcaggaagatccactggaaaagggataggctacccactccattattcttgggtttcccttgtggctcagctcgtaacGAAccccctgcagtgtgggagacctggatttgatccctgggttgggaagatcccctggagaagggaaaggctacccactccagtatcctggcctagagaattccatggactgtatagtctatggagttgtaaagagtcgaacagactgagtgactttgggcttccctggtggctcagacagtaaagaattttccCATAAtatgggagatccgggttcaatcgctgggttgggaagatctcctggagaagggaatggcaacccactccagtgttcttgcctggagaatgtcacggacagaggagtctggtgggctacagtccacggggtcgcaaagagtcggacacgactgagcaactaacacacacactatttAAGAAAGCAAGTCACATAACCAGCACATCATAGTTCagaagttttcatattttttaatagaaactcCAGTAAAATAGAATAAATTCTATCAGGTTGGGGTAGGATTTATttcttaagttttttcttttagatataataataaagtgtttatttaaaaagtagtgtATATTCTACCTTGTAAGTTAAACCCTGTTCATGTTGCTCTCATTTCTGCTTTTGTCTTAGGCCTACTGAACTAGATGCACTGGTATTTGGCCATCTGTACACTATTCTTACTACACAAATGACCAATGATGAACTTTCTGAGAAGGT
Proteins encoded:
- the MTX2 gene encoding metaxin-2, producing the protein MSLVAEALVSQIAAAEPWPENATLYQQLKGEQILLSDNAASLAVQAFLQMCNLPIKVVCRANAEYMSPSGKVPFIHVGNQVVSELGPIVQFVKAKGHSLSDGLDEVQKAEMKAYMELVNNMLLTAELYLQWCDDATVGEITHARYGSPYPWPLNHILAYQKQWEVKRKMKAIGWGNKTLDQVLEDVDQCCQALSQRLGTQPYFFNKQPTELDALVFGHLYTILTTQMTNDELSEKVKNYSNLLAFCRRIEQHYFGKGSSSIRLS